Proteins from a genomic interval of Caulobacter sp. SL161:
- the infA gene encoding translation initiation factor IF-1 encodes MAKEELLEFPGTVSELLPNATFRVKLENDHEIIAHTAGKMRKNRIRVLAGDKVLVEMTPYDLTKGRITYRFK; translated from the coding sequence ATGGCTAAGGAAGAACTGCTCGAGTTTCCCGGTACGGTCAGCGAACTGCTGCCGAACGCCACGTTCCGCGTGAAGCTGGAAAACGATCACGAGATCATCGCTCACACCGCCGGCAAGATGCGCAAGAACCGCATCCGCGTTCTGGCCGGTGACAAGGTCCTGGTCGAGATGACCCCTTACGACCTGACCAAGGGCCGTATCACCTACCGCTTCAAGTAA
- a CDS encoding arsenate-mycothiol transferase ArsC: MPQSLPDAVLFTCNYNRVRSPMAEGLFKRFYGTRAYVDSCGLKSDPAGEGIDPFVVVVMDELGLDVSDHRPKTFAQLEDDSFDVVVSLTPEAQHRAVELSRDRAVEIEYWPTHDPTLTDGSREARLEAYREVRDALAAAIKRRFGAPSTFGG; encoded by the coding sequence GTGCCCCAGTCGTTGCCGGACGCGGTGCTGTTCACCTGCAACTATAACCGCGTGCGCTCGCCGATGGCCGAGGGGCTGTTCAAGAGATTCTATGGCACGCGGGCCTATGTCGACTCCTGTGGGCTCAAGTCTGATCCGGCCGGGGAGGGGATCGACCCCTTCGTTGTGGTGGTCATGGACGAGCTGGGCCTGGATGTCTCCGATCACAGGCCCAAGACGTTCGCGCAGCTCGAGGACGACAGCTTCGATGTCGTCGTCTCACTGACCCCGGAAGCGCAGCATCGGGCAGTCGAGCTTTCCCGTGATCGGGCGGTCGAGATCGAGTACTGGCCGACCCACGACCCCACCCTGACCGACGGCTCCCGCGAGGCGCGCCTGGAGGCCTATCGCGAGGTCCGGGACGCCCTGGCGGCCGCGATCAAGCGACGTTTCGGCGCGCCATCGACGTTTGGGGGGTAA
- a CDS encoding UPF0262 family protein, translating into MSTDARANHRIKSIEIDEESLAAASRDQEQERQVAIFDLLEGNYFEPAEAGEGPYDVRLSLIENRLAFDIASAGHARRHLLSLSPFRGVIKDYFLICDSYYSAIRNSSPQQIEALDMGRRGLHNEGSNLLRERLEGKVKTDLDTARRLFTLICALHWRG; encoded by the coding sequence ATGAGCACCGACGCCCGCGCCAACCACCGGATCAAGTCGATCGAGATCGACGAGGAAAGCCTCGCGGCCGCTTCGCGCGACCAGGAGCAGGAGCGCCAGGTCGCGATCTTCGATCTGCTTGAGGGCAACTACTTCGAGCCTGCCGAAGCCGGCGAGGGCCCCTACGATGTGCGCCTGTCGCTGATCGAGAATCGCCTAGCGTTCGACATTGCAAGCGCCGGTCACGCGCGCCGCCACCTGCTGTCGCTCTCGCCGTTTCGAGGCGTGATCAAGGACTATTTCCTGATCTGCGACAGCTACTACTCGGCCATCCGCAACTCCTCGCCCCAGCAGATCGAAGCCTTGGACATGGGGCGACGGGGCCTGCACAACGAGGGTTCCAACCTCCTGCGCGAGCGGCTGGAGGGCAAGGTCAAGACCGACCTTGATACGGCGCGTCGCCTGTTCACCCTGATCTGCGCGCTGCACTGGCGGGGCTGA
- the hisD gene encoding histidinol dehydrogenase: MRRFLFSDPDFQSAFKAFLDERRGSPADVDAAVAGVLEAVRTQGIEALLDYSRRFDKVDLTAETIRVTAEEIEAGAAETPADVREAIAFAAARIRAYHSRQRPADQAWTDEAGVELGWRWTPLEAVGVYVPGGRAAYPSTVLMNAVPAQVAGVDRIAMVTPPGKLQPAVLAAAKEAGVTEIWRVGGAQAVAALAYGAGPIQPVDKIVGPGNAYVTAAKRRLYGVVGIDALAGPSEIVVVADRNNNPDWIATDLLSQAEHDPAAQSILITDDEAFAAAVEQAVAERLKTLATGEDAAASWRDHGAVIIAPLEESPALVDAIAPEHVEFALDNPERLSDRVRHAGAIFLGRVTPEAIGDYVAGSNHVLPTSRAARFQSGLSIYDFIKRTSIVKCDPASFAVLGPHTVALAKAEGLPAHALSASVRLPSGD, from the coding sequence ATGCGCCGCTTCCTGTTTTCCGACCCCGATTTCCAGTCCGCCTTCAAGGCCTTCCTCGACGAGCGTCGCGGCTCGCCGGCTGATGTCGACGCCGCCGTCGCTGGCGTGCTCGAGGCCGTCCGTACGCAGGGGATCGAGGCGCTGCTCGACTACAGCCGGCGCTTCGACAAGGTCGACCTGACGGCGGAGACGATCCGCGTGACCGCCGAGGAGATCGAGGCCGGCGCGGCCGAGACGCCGGCGGACGTCCGCGAGGCCATCGCCTTCGCCGCCGCCCGCATTCGCGCCTATCACAGCCGCCAGCGCCCGGCCGACCAGGCATGGACCGACGAGGCCGGCGTCGAGCTCGGCTGGCGCTGGACGCCGCTGGAAGCCGTGGGCGTCTATGTGCCCGGCGGTCGCGCAGCCTATCCCTCGACTGTGCTGATGAACGCCGTTCCGGCTCAGGTCGCCGGCGTCGATCGCATCGCCATGGTCACCCCGCCCGGCAAGCTGCAGCCGGCCGTGCTGGCCGCGGCCAAGGAAGCCGGCGTCACCGAGATCTGGCGCGTGGGCGGAGCCCAGGCCGTCGCCGCCCTGGCCTATGGCGCGGGACCCATCCAGCCGGTCGACAAGATCGTCGGTCCCGGCAACGCCTATGTCACCGCCGCCAAGCGCCGCCTCTACGGCGTGGTGGGCATCGACGCCCTGGCTGGACCCTCGGAGATCGTCGTGGTCGCCGACCGGAACAACAATCCCGACTGGATCGCCACCGACCTGCTCAGCCAGGCCGAACACGACCCGGCCGCCCAGTCGATTCTGATCACCGACGACGAGGCTTTCGCCGCGGCGGTCGAACAGGCCGTCGCCGAGCGCCTCAAGACCCTGGCCACAGGCGAGGACGCTGCGGCCTCGTGGCGCGACCACGGCGCGGTGATCATCGCGCCGCTGGAAGAGAGTCCGGCCCTGGTTGACGCCATCGCGCCCGAGCACGTCGAGTTCGCGCTCGACAATCCCGAGCGCCTGTCCGACCGCGTACGGCACGCCGGCGCGATCTTCCTGGGCCGTGTGACGCCCGAAGCGATCGGCGACTATGTCGCGGGCTCCAACCACGTGCTGCCGACCAGCCGCGCAGCGCGGTTCCAGTCGGGCCTGTCGATCTACGACTTCATCAAGCGCACCTCGATCGTGAAGTGCGATCCAGCCTCGTTCGCCGTGCTCGGACCGCACACGGTGGCCTTGGCCAAGGCTGAAGGGCTGCCGGCGCACGCCTTGTCTGCGTCAGTGAGGTTGCCAAGCGGCGACTGA
- a CDS encoding NCS1 family nucleobase:cation symporter-1, which produces MRAPDSDLWNEDLAPTADAQRNWRWWHFAALWLGMVICVPAYMLASGLIEQGMSASQAVLTVLLGNMIVLVPMLLIGHAGARWGVPYAVLARASFGWKGARVPAVARAIVACGWYGIQTWIGGGALLILLGVIAGRKLEGAPLPLLGIGVGQLLAFFAFWGVQLLFVTKGLTAIRRLETWTAPIKILICALMVWWAVDKAGGLGPILHQPSAFGAGGAKAGQFWSVFAPALTAMVGFWATLALNIPDFTRFARRQSDQIIGQAVGLPVPMGLLALVSVVTTSATTIIFGKAIWDPVQLAGDIGGIAVVVGLLIISLDTVCCNIAANLVGPAYDFSALWPSKISYRMGGWITAVIGVLIMPWKLLETTQGYIFTWLVGYGALLGPIAGILIVDYWIVRKARLDVDDLYVRDGAYAYRGGWNLAAAAALLLGVAPNIPGFLAAAAPHLFGGVGSIWMGLYTYAWFVGLAIAAIVYGALMYRFRTRDPAIP; this is translated from the coding sequence ATGCGCGCGCCCGACAGCGACCTCTGGAACGAAGACCTGGCGCCGACCGCTGACGCCCAGCGCAACTGGCGTTGGTGGCATTTCGCGGCGCTCTGGCTGGGCATGGTCATCTGCGTGCCCGCCTACATGCTGGCGTCGGGCTTGATCGAGCAGGGCATGTCGGCCTCTCAGGCGGTGCTGACCGTCCTGCTGGGCAACATGATCGTGCTGGTTCCCATGCTGCTGATCGGCCACGCCGGCGCGCGTTGGGGCGTCCCGTACGCCGTTCTGGCGAGAGCCTCGTTCGGCTGGAAAGGCGCGCGCGTCCCCGCCGTGGCCCGGGCGATCGTCGCCTGCGGCTGGTATGGCATCCAGACCTGGATCGGCGGCGGGGCGCTGCTGATCCTGCTGGGCGTCATCGCGGGGCGCAAGCTGGAGGGCGCGCCGTTGCCGCTGCTGGGGATCGGCGTCGGGCAACTGCTGGCCTTCTTCGCCTTCTGGGGCGTGCAACTGCTGTTCGTCACCAAGGGGCTGACGGCGATCCGCCGGCTGGAGACCTGGACCGCGCCGATCAAGATCCTGATCTGCGCCCTGATGGTCTGGTGGGCCGTGGACAAGGCAGGCGGGCTGGGGCCCATCCTGCATCAACCCTCGGCCTTCGGCGCAGGCGGGGCCAAGGCCGGTCAGTTCTGGAGCGTGTTCGCGCCCGCTCTGACGGCCATGGTCGGGTTCTGGGCGACCCTGGCGCTGAACATTCCCGACTTCACGCGATTTGCGCGGCGCCAGTCCGATCAGATCATCGGTCAGGCCGTGGGACTGCCCGTGCCGATGGGTCTGCTGGCGCTGGTCAGCGTGGTGACGACCTCGGCGACCACGATCATCTTCGGCAAGGCGATCTGGGATCCTGTCCAGCTGGCGGGCGACATCGGCGGCATCGCTGTCGTGGTCGGCCTGCTGATCATCAGCCTCGACACCGTTTGCTGCAACATCGCAGCGAACCTGGTGGGGCCGGCCTATGACTTCTCCGCCCTTTGGCCCAGCAAGATCAGCTATCGGATGGGCGGCTGGATCACGGCCGTCATCGGCGTCCTGATCATGCCCTGGAAGCTCCTGGAGACCACCCAGGGCTATATCTTTACCTGGCTGGTCGGGTACGGCGCGCTGCTGGGGCCCATCGCCGGAATCCTCATCGTGGACTACTGGATCGTGCGCAAAGCGCGCTTGGACGTCGATGATCTCTATGTCCGCGACGGCGCTTACGCCTATCGCGGGGGCTGGAACCTCGCCGCCGCGGCGGCCCTGCTTCTGGGTGTCGCGCCCAACATTCCGGGCTTCCTGGCGGCCGCCGCGCCGCATCTCTTCGGGGGCGTCGGGAGCATCTGGATGGGTCTCTATACCTACGCCTGGTTCGTGGGCCTGGCTATTGCGGCCATTGTCTACGGCGCCCTGATGTACCGGTTCCGGACGCGCGACCCCGCCATTCCGTAG
- a CDS encoding DUF2948 family protein, with translation MAEAAKPLRLLAHNADDLSVLSAALQDAIAKIGDIRWDAQARTLTIACNRFRWEARKGKRGERVRSALQFGDVTSVQARKLRRDAKGAVVELLSIGFEPGEEAPGGVVTLTFAGGGDMRVTVDCLDVALADVSDPWSTSRTPGHAD, from the coding sequence ATGGCCGAGGCCGCCAAGCCCTTGCGACTGCTGGCGCACAACGCTGACGATCTGAGCGTCCTGTCGGCGGCCCTGCAGGACGCGATCGCCAAGATCGGCGATATCCGCTGGGACGCTCAGGCGCGCACCCTGACCATCGCCTGCAATCGCTTCCGTTGGGAGGCGCGCAAGGGCAAGCGGGGCGAACGCGTGCGCTCAGCCCTTCAGTTCGGCGATGTGACCAGCGTCCAGGCGCGCAAGCTTCGTCGCGACGCCAAGGGCGCGGTCGTCGAGCTGCTGTCGATCGGCTTCGAGCCGGGCGAGGAAGCGCCGGGCGGTGTGGTGACCCTGACCTTCGCGGGCGGCGGGGACATGCGCGTGACGGTCGATTGTCTCGATGTCGCGCTGGCCGATGTCTCCGATCCTTGGTCGACATCCCGAACCCCGGGACACGCGGACTAA
- the murA gene encoding UDP-N-acetylglucosamine 1-carboxyvinyltransferase, translating into MDRIAIIGGAQLNGTIPVSGAKNSAIKLMAASLLTDEPLRLTNMPRLADTRFLGKLLTRLGVQVTESDGPDGQQTLLHAPEITSGFAPYDLVRQMRASFNVLGPLVARSGQAKVSLPGGCTIGARPVDLHLQAIEALGAKIDLHEGYVYAQAPRGLKGAEIRFPFVSVGATEHAMLAAVLADGVSVIHNAACEPELVDLQECLNAMGAKVEGAGTPTVTITGVPRLHGATHAVIPDRIEMGTYAVAAAMAGGEVRLSNARPGLIDALLDKLKEAGAGVEETADGCIIRRNGQRLSAVDIETAPFPGFATDLQAQFMALMTTAKGESRIRETIFENRFMHAPELMRLGADISVSGGEARVRGVERLEGAEVMATDLRASVSLVIAGLVARGETTVSRIYHLDRGFERLEEKLGACGAQVRRIKGDGEAEL; encoded by the coding sequence ATGGATCGCATCGCCATCATCGGCGGCGCGCAGTTGAACGGGACGATCCCGGTCAGCGGCGCCAAGAATTCCGCCATCAAGCTGATGGCGGCCAGCCTGCTCACCGACGAGCCGCTGCGCCTGACCAACATGCCGCGCCTGGCCGACACCCGCTTCCTGGGCAAGCTGCTGACGCGCCTGGGCGTGCAGGTCACCGAGAGCGATGGCCCGGACGGCCAGCAGACCCTGCTGCACGCGCCGGAGATCACCAGCGGTTTTGCGCCCTATGACCTGGTTCGCCAGATGCGCGCCTCGTTCAACGTGCTGGGGCCCCTGGTGGCGCGCTCCGGCCAGGCCAAGGTGTCGTTGCCCGGCGGCTGCACCATCGGCGCGCGTCCGGTCGATCTGCACCTTCAGGCCATCGAGGCGCTGGGCGCCAAGATCGACCTGCACGAGGGCTATGTCTACGCTCAGGCCCCGCGCGGCCTGAAGGGCGCGGAGATCCGCTTCCCGTTCGTGTCGGTCGGCGCCACCGAGCACGCCATGCTGGCCGCCGTGCTGGCCGATGGCGTTTCGGTGATCCACAACGCCGCCTGCGAGCCGGAACTGGTCGACCTCCAGGAGTGCCTGAACGCCATGGGCGCCAAGGTCGAGGGCGCGGGCACGCCGACCGTGACGATCACCGGTGTTCCGCGTCTGCACGGCGCGACGCACGCGGTCATTCCGGATCGGATCGAGATGGGCACCTACGCCGTGGCGGCCGCCATGGCCGGCGGCGAGGTCCGTCTCAGCAATGCGCGTCCGGGCCTGATCGACGCCCTGCTGGACAAGCTCAAAGAGGCCGGCGCCGGCGTCGAAGAGACGGCCGATGGCTGCATCATCCGTCGTAACGGCCAGCGCCTGAGCGCGGTCGACATCGAGACCGCACCGTTCCCCGGCTTCGCCACCGACCTGCAGGCGCAGTTCATGGCCTTGATGACGACGGCCAAGGGCGAGAGCCGCATCCGCGAGACCATCTTCGAGAACCGCTTCATGCACGCGCCGGAGCTGATGCGCCTGGGCGCCGACATCTCGGTGTCGGGCGGTGAGGCGCGCGTGCGCGGCGTCGAGCGCTTGGAAGGCGCCGAGGTGATGGCCACCGACCTGCGCGCATCGGTCAGCCTGGTGATCGCGGGTCTGGTCGCACGCGGCGAGACCACGGTCAGCCGCATCTATCACCTCGATCGGGGCTTTGAGCGCCTTGAGGAGAAGCTGGGCGCTTGCGGCGCCCAGGTCCGTCGCATCAAGGGCGACGGCGAGGCGGAACTGTAG